CCGGGTAACTCCGTCAAGGACCGCATCGGAGCCGCCATCATCGACGCCGCCGTCGCCTCCGGCGAGCTCAAGCCCGGCGGCACCATCGTCGAGGCCACCTCCGGCAACACCGGTATCGCCCTGGCCACCGTCGGCGCCGCCCGCGGCTACAAGGTCATCCTGACCATGCCGGAGTCCATGTCGCTGGAGCGTCGCATCATGCTGCGCGCCCTCGGTGCCGAGCTCGTCCTCACCCCGCCGCCGGCCGGCATGCAGGGTGCTGTCGACAAGGCCAACGAGATCGTCGAGAACACCGACAACGCCGTCCTCGCCCGCCAGTTCGCCAACCCGGCCAACCCGGAGGCCCACTACAAGACCACCGGCCCGGAGGTCTGGGCGGACACCGACGGCAAGGTCGGCGTCTTCATCGCCGGCATCGGCACCGGCGGCACCATCTCCGGTACCGGCAAGTACCTCAAGGAGCAGAACCCCGACGTCCAGATCGTCGGCGTCGAGCCGAAGGATTCCCCGCTGCTGACCGAGGGCAAGTTCGGCCCGCACAAGATCCAGGGCATCGGCACCAACTTCTTCCCGGACAACCTCGACCGCGACATCCTCGACGGCGTCTACGACGCGACCATCGAGGAGTCCGTGAAGTGGGCCCGTGAGATCGCCGCCCAGGAGGGCATCCTCGTCGGTATCTCCACCGGTGCGAACATCGCCGCCGCGGTCGCCGAGGCCGAGAAGCCGGAGAACAAGGACAAGCTCATCGTCGTCATCGTCGCCGACTTCGGCGAGCGCTACGTCTCCACCCTGCTGTTCGACGACCTGCGCGACTGATCGCGCCCGATCGCGACTGACCGTGTCCGCCCCGTCGGCGGCACACCACGCCCCGGCGTCCCCGGTCCCCACCACGGACCGGCGGCGTCGGGGTGTTCCTATACCATTACTGTCACAGACGTCACACTGTGAAGCACCGACAAGCACGGACAAGCACCGAAACCCCGAAGGAGGACGCGCCGGTGAGCCTACTGAGCACGTTGAAAGAGGACCTGGACAGCGCGCGGACGCATGACCCCGCCGCCCGCGGCAACGTCGAGAACGCCATCGTCTACTCCGGCCTCCACGCCATCTGGAGCCACCGGCTGGCCCACCGGCTGTGGACCTCCGGACTCAAGGGGCCGGCCCGCATCCTGAGTCAGTTCACCCGCTTCCTCACCGGCATCGAGATCCACCCCGGCGCCACCATCGGACGCCGCTTCTTCATCGACCACGGCATGGGTGTGGTGATCGGCGAGACCGCCGAGATCGGCGATGACGTGATGCTGTACCACGGCGTGACCCTCGGCGGCTCCGAACTCGTCCAGCGCAAGCGCCACCCCACCATCGGCGACGGCGTGATGGTCGGCGCCGGCGCCAAGGTGCTGGGTCCGATCACCATCGGCGCCGGGTCGGCGATCGGTGCGAACGCCGTGGTGACCAAGGACGCCCCGCCGGACTCGATCCTCATCGGCATCCCCGCGAAGATCCGGCACCGCCAGCCCGACGAGCACGTCCCGCTGGTTGAGCCGGCCTCCTACGTCGACGACCTGCAGAACAACATCTGAGGACGCCGGGGGCCTGTCGTTCCCGTACCGCCGCAGTGGAGCCGTGACGCGAGTTGACCCGATTCTGCCGCTTTCGGGGAACTGAATCGTCCGAACCGGGTCAGCTCGGGACACCGTCGACATGTCGCACCACCGGCTCGGGGGAGACGCATTGTGACCGTGAACCCGGCCGCGGCGTCCGGTCCGGCAGCGCACTTGTTCGGCCGGCAGCGCACCTGTTCGACCGGCAGGCCAAAACTACGCCGGAGACGGTGGTGAACGGCGTTTTGGCCTGCCGTGCCGACGGTTGCGCTGCCACCGACCGGCCAGCCATCCCCAGGACGTCGTGGTGACGCGAGTTGACCCGATTCTGCCGCTTTCGGGGAACTGAATCGTCCGAACCGGGTCAGCCGGGGGCAGGGGTTGACGAAGAAGGGCTGGGTCGGCCGATAACACGCCCACAACAGACACACATTCTGACCATTAACCCACGAACTACATAGGGACACCACCCGGGCACGGCGAAACCCCCGCGGAATCTCTTCCGCGGGGGTTTTCGCTGTGGTGCCCAGACCAGGGATCGAACCAGGGACCTTACACTTTTCAGGCGTACGCTCTACCAACTGAGCTATCTGGGCAAGAAGGGCGAACCCTTTTGCGACCCTGATGGGACTTGAACCCACGACCTCCGCCGTGACAGGGCGGCGCGCTAACCAACTGCGCCACAGGGCCGTGCAACGTCCACCCCGGTATGACCCGGAGTGTCTCGCACGAGACGATACTGTACACAGACTCCGACTGGGGCTGCAAACCAGCATGTCAGCGGCACTTTCGCTCTGCTGCCGGACACTGCCGGACGCCGCAGGCGGCTGTCGGGGGCTACCAGCCGCTACTGGGCGTCCAGCCAGGCGTTGATGCCGCCCGGGTAACTGGTCCCGTCGATTCCGGACGCCGCGAGGATGTCCACCGCCTCGGCCGACCGCACACCGGCGGCACAGTAGACGACGAGGGGGCGTCCGGCCGCGGTAGCCTCCCCGGCGAGCTCCCGGGCCACCGGAGGGACGGCCTCCCGCAGGGTGCTGAGGGGGACATTGACGGCGTCCGGCATGTGGAAGGCGTCGAACTCGTCGGGCTCGCGGACGTCCATGAGCACCGCACCGGTGAGATCGGGCAGGTCGACCGGGTCATCACCGGTGGAGTCGGCCGGCACCGGATCGCCGTGGGCGGCGTCCTCCGGCACCCCGGTGACCCGGTCCTTCACCCGCTGCGCCACCGTCGGATCCGCGGCGACCGGCAGATACTCCCACACCCCGGTCAGGCCCGTGTAGTAGCCGAGCTTCCCGGTCAGCGGTTCGCCGATCCCGGTCACCAGCTTCACCGCCTCCAGCGCCATCGCGGAGCCGACGACGCCCACCAGTGGGCCGAGCACCCCACCGACCGCGCAGGACGGCACCGATCCGGCCGGCGGGGCGACGGGGAAGACATCCTCGTACACCGGGCCGTGGCCGGCCCAGAACACCGACAGCTGCGCATCGAACCCCAGGATCGACCCCCACACGTGCGGCACGCCGAGCACCGCGCACGCATGGGAGGCGGCGTAGCGGGCGTCGAAATTGTCGGTGCCGTCGAGCACGACATCGGCACCGCGCAGCAGATCGACGGCACCGGACGCCGTCAGGCGCCGCTGCACGACCGTCACCTCGATCTCCGGGTTGCGTTCCAGCATCTCGCGTTTCGCCGACAGTGCCTTCGGCTCGCCGACGGCCGCGGTCTCGTGGATGACCTGACGGTGCAGGTTGGACAGTTCCACCACGTCATCGTCGATGACGGTCACGTGGCCGACTCCGGCGGCGGCGAGGTACAGCAGCGCCGGGGAGCCGAGCCCGCCGGCGCCGATGACGGCGATGTGGGCCTGTTTCAGCGCGGCCTGCCCGGGGCGTCCGAAACCGTCGAGGACGAGCTGGCGGCGGTACCGGGAGAGTTCGCGCGGACTGAAGTCGCTCACAATCCCACCCAGTCCGTCGAGCCGTCGGTGTGTTCCTGTTCCTTCCAGATCGGCACCTCGGACTTCACCCGGGTCGCGAACTCGGCGATCGCCTCGAAGGCGGGGCCGCGGTGTGCGGCGGCGACGACCACGAGGAAGGCCAGGTCGCCGATGTCCAGCGAGCCGGTGCGGTGCTCGGCCCACAGCCGGATCTCCGGGTGGGCGCGCACCGTCTCCTCGGCGATCGCCGCCAGGGCGGCGGGGGCGGTCGGATGGTGGGTGTAGTCGAGTTTCGTCACACCCGTGCCGTTGTCGTGGTCGCGGACGGTGCCCTCGAAGGTCACCAGGGCGCCCATCGCGCGGGTCTGCGTGGTGAGTTTCGCGGCGGCGAGATGGTCCTCCAACGGGTCGGCGGAGATGGCGGTGTGGACGACGGTGCCGGTCTGCTCGGCGACGTAGTCCGGGTCGGTGGCGGGAT
This is a stretch of genomic DNA from Corynebacterium nuruki S6-4. It encodes these proteins:
- the epsC gene encoding serine O-acetyltransferase EpsC, translated to MSLLSTLKEDLDSARTHDPAARGNVENAIVYSGLHAIWSHRLAHRLWTSGLKGPARILSQFTRFLTGIEIHPGATIGRRFFIDHGMGVVIGETAEIGDDVMLYHGVTLGGSELVQRKRHPTIGDGVMVGAGAKVLGPITIGAGSAIGANAVVTKDAPPDSILIGIPAKIRHRQPDEHVPLVEPASYVDDLQNNI
- a CDS encoding molybdenum cofactor biosynthesis protein MoaE, coding for MSDPATDPDYVAEQTGTVVHTAISADPLEDHLAAAKLTTQTRAMGALVTFEGTVRDHDNGTGVTKLDYTHHPTAPAALAAIAEETVRAHPEIRLWAEHRTGSLDIGDLAFLVVVAAAHRGPAFEAIAEFATRVKSEVPIWKEQEHTDGSTDWVGL
- a CDS encoding ThiF family adenylyltransferase, producing the protein MSDFSPRELSRYRRQLVLDGFGRPGQAALKQAHIAVIGAGGLGSPALLYLAAAGVGHVTVIDDDVVELSNLHRQVIHETAAVGEPKALSAKREMLERNPEIEVTVVQRRLTASGAVDLLRGADVVLDGTDNFDARYAASHACAVLGVPHVWGSILGFDAQLSVFWAGHGPVYEDVFPVAPPAGSVPSCAVGGVLGPLVGVVGSAMALEAVKLVTGIGEPLTGKLGYYTGLTGVWEYLPVAADPTVAQRVKDRVTGVPEDAAHGDPVPADSTGDDPVDLPDLTGAVLMDVREPDEFDAFHMPDAVNVPLSTLREAVPPVARELAGEATAAGRPLVVYCAAGVRSAEAVDILAASGIDGTSYPGGINAWLDAQ
- the cysK gene encoding cysteine synthase A; translated protein: MGKIYDNVTDLIGNTPLVKLNKIGADLPGNIVVKLESANPGNSVKDRIGAAIIDAAVASGELKPGGTIVEATSGNTGIALATVGAARGYKVILTMPESMSLERRIMLRALGAELVLTPPPAGMQGAVDKANEIVENTDNAVLARQFANPANPEAHYKTTGPEVWADTDGKVGVFIAGIGTGGTISGTGKYLKEQNPDVQIVGVEPKDSPLLTEGKFGPHKIQGIGTNFFPDNLDRDILDGVYDATIEESVKWAREIAAQEGILVGISTGANIAAAVAEAEKPENKDKLIVVIVADFGERYVSTLLFDDLRD